The DNA sequence AGACGAGTGCGCACCCTTGCCCGCTACGAGGCCGGGGCGACGAGTCGATAGCCGACGCCGCGTACGGTCTCGATCAGCGCCGGCATGCGCAGCTTGGCGCGCAGGGACGCCACATGCACCTCAAGGGTGCGCCCGGTCCCCTCCCAGCTCGTGCGCCACACTTCGCTGATGATCTGCTCCCGGCGGAAGACCACGCCGGGGCGCTGGGCGAGGAGGGCGAGGAGATCGAACTCCTTGCGGGTCAGTTGGATTACCGAACCGTCGACGCTCACCTGGCGGGTGTTCAGCTCGATGTGCACGGCACCCATGCGCAGCACGCCCTCGCCGCCCGTCCCGGTGTCCTCCTGGACGGTGCGCCGGCTGACGGCGTGGATCCGGGCGAGCAGCTCTCCGGTGTCGTACGGCTTCACCACATAGTCGTCGGCACCGAGGTTGAGGCCATGAATACGCGAACGGACGTCCGAGCGTGCGGTGACCATGATCACCGGGGTGCTGGTGCGCTTGCGGATCTTGCCGCAGACCTCGTAACCGTCCTGGTCGGGCAGACCGAGGTCGAGGAGGACGACACCGAAGCCGTTGCCCTCGGGGACGAGCGCCTGGAGGGCCTCCTCGCCGCTACGCGCGTGCGTGACGTCGAAACCGTGACGTGCCAGGACCGCGGAGAGCGCGGCGGCGACGTGGTTGTCGTCCTCGACGAGGAGCAGTCTCATCCCGGCCTCCTTCGGTTCATCGGACGTACGATTCGGACAGATACACAGTGCGTGCACGCGCGCGTGTGCACCAAGGAAGTCACGCTGATGGACGATGACGCCGTCAAGTGGGTTCCGGTTGCTCGCGGCTTCCGTTATCCAGCCGGTACGCGCCCAGGTCGCAAGTGCTACGACACGTGTCCGATTGCTATCGGATCGTGATGCTCAGATTCCCCTCAGAACTAATGACGCAGGTCGGATACGGTTACTACTGTCCTCCGAAACCGAGGAGGACGGAGCCTGAGAGCGATGACCGAAGTATCGGTGGCCAAGGAAGATGCGGCCGCGACCGGCGACCTGGTCGTCCTGAAGAACGTGAACAAGCACTTTGGCGCATTGCACGTGCTCCAGGACATCGACCTGACGATCGCCCGCGGTGAGGTCGTCGTGGTCATCGGACCCTCCGGGTCCGGCAAGTCCACCCTGTGCCGCACCATCAACCGCCTCGAGACGATCGACTCCGGCGCGATCGCCATCGACGGCAAGCCGCTGCCCGCCGAGGGCAAGGCGCTTGCCAAGCTGCGCGCCGACGTCGGAATGGTCTTCCAGTCCTTCAACCTTTTCGCGCACAAGACCGTGCTCGAGAACGTGATGCTGGGACAGATCAAGGTCCGCAAGACCGACAAGAAGGCCGCCGAGGACAAGGCCCGCGCCCTGCTCGACCGGGTGGGCGTGGCCAGCCAGGCGGACAAGTACCCTGCCCAGCTCTCCGGCGGCCAGCAGCAGCGTGTGGCCATCGCCCGAGCGCTGGCCATGGACCCCAAGGTCATGCTCTTCGACGAGCCGACGTCGGCTCTCGACCCGGAGATGATCAACGAGGTCCTGGAGGTCATGCAGCAGCTCGCCCGGGACGGCATGACCATGATCGTCGTCACCCATGAGATGGGCTTCGCCCGTTCGGCCGCCAACCGAGTGGTGTTCATGGCAGACGGCAAGATCGTCGAAGAAGCTGTGCCGGACCAGTTCTTCA is a window from the Streptomyces sp. NBC_00299 genome containing:
- a CDS encoding amino acid ABC transporter ATP-binding protein: MTEVSVAKEDAAATGDLVVLKNVNKHFGALHVLQDIDLTIARGEVVVVIGPSGSGKSTLCRTINRLETIDSGAIAIDGKPLPAEGKALAKLRADVGMVFQSFNLFAHKTVLENVMLGQIKVRKTDKKAAEDKARALLDRVGVASQADKYPAQLSGGQQQRVAIARALAMDPKVMLFDEPTSALDPEMINEVLEVMQQLARDGMTMIVVTHEMGFARSAANRVVFMADGKIVEEAVPDQFFSNPRSDRAKDFLSKILHH
- a CDS encoding response regulator transcription factor; translation: MRLLLVEDDNHVAAALSAVLARHGFDVTHARSGEEALQALVPEGNGFGVVLLDLGLPDQDGYEVCGKIRKRTSTPVIMVTARSDVRSRIHGLNLGADDYVVKPYDTGELLARIHAVSRRTVQEDTGTGGEGVLRMGAVHIELNTRQVSVDGSVIQLTRKEFDLLALLAQRPGVVFRREQIISEVWRTSWEGTGRTLEVHVASLRAKLRMPALIETVRGVGYRLVAPAS